The following proteins are co-located in the Gossypium hirsutum isolate 1008001.06 chromosome A02, Gossypium_hirsutum_v2.1, whole genome shotgun sequence genome:
- the LOC107960472 gene encoding probable glutathione S-transferase, producing the protein MAVLKLFGAWPSPYVFRVIWALKLKGIPYEYIEEDLSNKSPLLLQYNPIHKKVPVLVHDGKLICESIVILRYIDEIWPQNPLLPADPHERAVALFWIKFADDKSPFISKLYRTDGEEQQVAAKECFEMLEVIEGHALVGEKKFFGGDEINMVDIAFCSVAHWLGVIEGFTGLKIFEPHKFPRLNSWIQNFKSVPVIKDNLPDTDKMSVVLKRRREMLLASKSS; encoded by the exons ATGGCAGTCTTGAAACTGTTCGGAGCTTGGC CTAGTCCGTACGTTTTCAGAGTAATTTGGGCTTTGAAACTCAAAGGCATACCTTACGAATACATCGAAGAAGATCTCTCCAACAAGAGTCCTTTGCTTCTTCAATATAATCCAATTCATAAGAAAGTACCGGTGCTCGTTCATGACGGAAAACTGATCTGCGAATCCATTGTCATCCTTCGATATATCGATGAAATTTGGCCGCAAAATCCCTTGCTGCCGGCTGATCCCCATGAGAGAGCCGTTGCTCTGTTTTGGATCAAATTTGCTGATGACAAg AGTCCTTTCATCTCAAAGCTTTATCGAACGGACGGCGAAGAACAGCAGGTGGCAGCGAAGGAGTGCTTCGAAATGCTAGAAGTCATTGAAGGGCACGCGTTGGTCGGAGAGAAAAAATTCTTCGGCGGAGACGAGATAAACATGGTGGACATTGCATTTTGCTCCGTTGCTCACTGGCTCGGGGTCATCGAAGGCTTTACAGGGCTTAAAATCTTTGAACCACACAAGTTCCCTCGATTGAATTCGTGGATCCAAAATTTCAAATCAGTCCCTGTAATCAAAGACAACTTACCCGATACTGATAAGATGTCTGTAGTGTTGAAACGTCGGAGAGAAATGTTGCTGGCATCAAAATCAAGTTAG